One region of Citrus sinensis cultivar Valencia sweet orange chromosome 6, DVS_A1.0, whole genome shotgun sequence genomic DNA includes:
- the LOC102615731 gene encoding probable WRKY transcription factor 49, producing MEKENDSWFEDDELVRELLDDETPFFVLPEEPTDEANRYSSPSNNEDQATLKMVTSSAVYSGPTIEDIDNALSVAAGQEQYSQAISKARISLFEGGLGKIENKYTLKIKSWANGMADDGYKWRKYGQKSIKNSPNPRSYYKCTNPRCSAKKQVERSCDDPDTLIITYEGLHLHFAYPYFILNQPQPQASPTTTKRKRTNPQAEETKEQILDMQQNSSPSSFSNNNTECPSASEAMSPQGLLEDVVPLMIRNPTGNNSNNNNNVSSNTSSCSSYRSPPTSPSSLSWSPNYSLSCFDMGINTIIN from the exons ATGGAGAAAGAGAATGATTCTTGGTTCGAAGACGACGAGCTTGTGAGGGAGCTTCTTGATGACGAGACTCCATTCTTTGTGCTGCCGGAAGAACCAACTGATGAAGCCAACAGGTACTCGAGCCCTTCAAATAACGAAGATCAGGCTACATTGAAAATGGTCACTTCATCAGCTGTATATTCGGGGCCAACTATTGAAGATATTGATAACGCCTTATCGGTTGCAGCCGGTCAAGAGCAATATTCACAGGCAATTTCAAAAGCCAG AATCTCATTATTTGAAGGCGGTTTAGGCAAGATCGAGAACAAGTATACTCTGAAAATCAAGAGCTGGGCCAATGGCATGGCTGATGATGGATATAAATGGAGGAAATATGGCCAAAAATCTATCAAGAATAGCCCCAATCCCCG AAGCTACTACAAGTGCACAAACCCAAGATGCAGTGCCAAGAAGCAAGTTGAGAGATCTTGCGACGACCCAGATACACTAATCATCACATACGAAGGGCTCCATCTCCACTTTGCTTACCCGTATTTTATACTGAACCAGCCCCAACCGCAAGCCAGCCCAACAACAACGAAGCGGAAAAGGACAAACCCACAAGCTGAAGAAACCAAAGAACAAATACTTGACATGCAACAAAACTCAAGCCCGTCAAGCTTTTCCAACAACAATACCGAATGCCCATCAGCTTCCGAAGCAATGAGCCCACAAGGGTTGCTCGAAGATGTGGTGCCCTTGATGATTCGAAATCCCACAGGCAACAatagcaacaacaacaacaatgttTCTTCAAATACTTCTTCTTGTTCGTCTTATCGGTCGCCTCCTACTTCACCTTCTTCATTATCATGGTCACCTAACTATAGCCTTTCTTGTTTTGATATGGGTATTAACACTATCATTAATTAG
- the LOC107177413 gene encoding cyclin-dependent protein kinase inhibitor SMR4, producing the protein MEEEEGCTTPKHRIMPVASVCPPPPKKKSLAAQKRDPPKNGYFQAPDLDAFFALPLRHEACA; encoded by the coding sequence ATGGAAGAGGAAGAAGGGTGTACGACGCCGAAGCACAGGATCATGCCCGTGGCCTCGGTCTGTCCTCCGCCTCCCAAGAAGAAATCGCTCGCCGCTCAAAAACGGGACCCACCGAAGAACGGTTATTTCCAGGCGCCCGATCTCGATGCCTTTTTCGCCTTGCCTCTTAGGCACGAAGCTTGCGCTTAG
- the LOC102612373 gene encoding laccase-17-like, whose translation MGTFHLPSFASMSVLLLGLCFLALLPEFAAGITRHYTFNIKYHNVTRLCHTRNIISVNGQFPGPSLLVREGDRVLIKVTNHVSNNVTIHWHGVRQVTSGWADGPAYVTQCPIQTGQSYTYNFTITGQRGTLLWHAHISWLRSTLYGPIIILPKRNESYPFQKPHKEIPILFGEWFNVDPEAIISQALQTGAGPNVSDAYTINGLPGPLYNCSSKDTYKLKVKPGKTYLLRLINAALNDELFFSIANHTLTVVEADAVYVKPFDTDKLLITPGQTANVLLRTKPYFPNATFFMQARPYFSGMGTIDNSTTAGILEYKHPSNHSISSKKLQLYKPTLPSINDTSFAVNFTRKFRSLASVKYPANVPQIVDRKFFFTVGLGSNPCPKNTTCQGPNGTKFSASVNNVSFVLPSTAILQSYFFGQNNGVYTTDFPVKPPMPFNYTGTPPNNTNVSNGTRTVLLPFNTSVELVMQDTSILGAESHPLHLHGFNFFVVGLGFGNYDPDKDLMNFNLVDPMERNTIGVPAGGWVAIRFFADNPGVWFMHCHLDVHTSWGLRMAWIVQNGAQPNQTLPPPPSDLPKC comes from the exons ATGGGTACCTTTCATCTTCCTTCATTTGCTTCAATGTCGGTTCTGCTCCTTGGTCTTTGCTTTTTAGCTCTGCTGCCGGAGTTTGCAGCAGGCATAACAAGGCATTACACATTCAAT ATTAAGTACCACAACGTGACAAGATTGTGCCACACAAGGAACATTATCAGTGTCAATGGACAGTTCCCAGGGCCTAGCCTGTTGGTGCGGGAAGGCGATCGTGTCCTCATTAAAGTGACTAATCATGTTTCAAACAATGTTACCATTCACTG GCATGGGGTTAGGCAGGTAACAAGTGGTTGGGCAGATGGACCTGCTTACGTAACGCAATGTCCCATACAAACAGGCCAATCATACACTTACAATTTTACAATCACTGGACAGAGAGGGACTCTCTTATGGCACGCTCATATTTCGTGGCTTAGATCAACTCTTTATGGACCCATCATCATTCTCCCAAAGCGCAATGAATCTTACCCTTTCCAAAAGCCCCACAAGGAAATCCCCATACTTTTTG GAGAATGGTTCAATGTAGACCCTGAAGCTATCATCAGCCAAGCTCTTCAGACTGGCGCCGGACCAAATGTGTCGGATGCGTACACCATCAACGGTCTCCCAGGGCCACTCTACAACTGCTCTTCTAAAg ATACATACAAGCTGAAGGTGAAGCCAGGAAAGACATACCTCTTGAGACTAATCAACGCTGCACTCAACGACGAGCTCTTCTTCAGCATAGCCAATCACACACTCACGGTTGTCGAAGCTGATGCCGTTTACGTCAAGCCTTTCGACACTGACAAGCTCCTCATCACTCCAGGCCAAACCGCAAACGTCCTTCTCAGAACAAAACCTTACTTCCCCAATGCCACATTCTTCATGCAAGCCAGGCCTTACTTCTCAGGCATGGGCACAATCGACAACTCGACCACTGCCGGTATCCTCGAATACAAGCACCCATCAAACCACTCGATATCCTCTAAAAAGCTTCAGTTGTATAAGCCAACTCTCCCTTCAATAAATGACACCAGCTTCGCCGTAAATTTCACCAGGAAATTTCGGAGCCTGGCCAGTGTTAAGTACCCTGCCAATGTTCCGCAAATCGTTGACAGGAAATTTTTCTTCACTGTTGGGCTTGGTTCGAATCCCTGTCCGAAAAATACAACATGCCAAGGACCAAATGGAACTAAATTTTCAGCTTCGGTAAACAATGTGTCATTTGTTTTGCCTTCAACAGCTATTCTTCAATCATACTTCTTTGGACAAAATAACGGAGTTTATACTACAGACTTTCCCGTTAAGCCACCAATGCCGTTTAATTATACGGGGACGCCGCCGAATAATACTAATGTGAGCAATGGTACGCGGACGGTATTGTTGCCGTTTAATACGAGCGTGGAGTTGGTGATGCAGGACACTAGCATTCTTGGCGCTGAGAGCCACCCTCTTCATTTGCATGgattcaatttctttgttgTTGGACTTGGTTTCGGAAACTATGACCCTGATAAAGATCTCATGAACTTCAACTTAGTGGATCCAATGGAAAGGAATACCATCGGTGTTCCTGCCGGAGGTTGGGTTGCCATTCGCTTCTTCGCCGACAACCCAG GAGTGTGGTTTATGCATTGTCATTTGGATGTACACACAAGCTGGGGATTGAGGATGGCATGGATAGTACAAAATGGGGCACAACCGAACCAGACGTTACCACCTCCACCGTCTGATCTACCCAAGTGTTGA
- the LOC102612072 gene encoding protein FAR-RED-ELONGATED HYPOCOTYL 1-LIKE: MEVDNVDRSELNSFLINEIRRADVIGLNKKRKLQAEHLGLPIAKLKCSDGSFRSKSLSTLDEVSEVENLQTNIIKGGATIDGFEQESANSNIYAEGYDSSITVHGKSRFQAEIGESLPDDCPSYSSLNWASSSFKSHSYSSNSAAKTEGGSGKEQFNFVGDEHQTSHQFDDLNEHLTEFGSHAEYLYSGLDHFAAEHFTEKEIGETLDSKEGNPNVYVLSSGRWSHNQETQSGKRKPTIDQEFEQYFSSLML, translated from the exons ATGGAAGTGGATAACGTCGACCGATCTGAGCTCAACAG CTTCCTTATTAATGAAATACGGAGGGCCGATGTTATTGGCttgaacaagaaaagaaagttacAGGCTGAGCACTTGGGCTTGCCTATAGCAAAGCTTAAATGCTCAGATGGAAGCTTTCGATCTAAATCCCTCTCCACACTTGATGAAGTCTCAGAAGTAGAGAACttacaaacaaatataattaagggAGGAGCCACCATTGATGGATTTGAACAAGAATCAGCTAATAGCAATATATATGCAGAGGGTTACGATTCTTCTATAACTGTGCATGGTAAATCTAGATTTCAGGCAGAGATTGGAGAATCATTACCAGATGATTGTCCTTCATATTCGTCTCTAAATTGGGCCTCCAGCAGTTTCAAGAGCCACAGCTACTCTTCAAACAGTGCAGCTAAAACAGAAGGAGGTTCTGGTAAAGAGCAGTTTAATTTTGTGGGCGATGAGCACCAGACGTCGCATCAATTTGATGATCTTAATGAGCATCTAACTGAATTTGGTAGCCATGCTGAATATCTTTACTCAGGATTGGATCATTTCGCCGCTGAACATTTCACAGAAAAGGAAATCGGAGAAACTCTCGACTCCAAAGAGGGGAATCCAAATGTTTATGTGCTTTCTTCTGGAAGATGGAGCCACAACCAAG AGACTCAAAGTGGCAAGAGGAAGCCAACCATTGATCAAGAATTTGAGCAGTACTTCTCCTCACTCATGCTGTAA
- the LOC102611585 gene encoding probable protein S-acyltransferase 16 isoform X2, producing MTKGFTFSLPVSVVVLAIFYIYFTTVFIFIDRWFGLMSSPGLMNAIVFTVVALMCVFSYTVAILRDPGRVPADYMPDVEDDQNPMHEIKRKGGDLRYCQKCSHYKPPRAHHCRVCKRCVLRMVLLVGSLTNDSLEDELQTGGSFRTAYVVSGLLLVPLSVALSVLLGWHIYLVFHNKTTIEYHEGVRALWLAEKGGTVYKHPYDLGIYENLTTVLGPNIFSWICPSSRHIGSGLNFRTAYHNAVGASMSK from the exons ATGACGAAGGGCTTCACCTTCTCGCTGCCCGTAAGCGTTGTCGTTTTGGCCATCTTTTACATTTACTTTACCACCgtcttcattttcattgacCGTTGGTTCGGTCTTATGTCCTCTCCCGGTTTAATGAACGCCATTGTTTTCACCGTCGTGGCTCTCATGTGTGTATTCAGTTACACTGTCGCTATCTTAAGGGATCCGGGTCGGGTCCCCGCTGATTACATGCCCGATGTTGAAGATGACCAAAACCCTATGCACGAGATCAAGCGTAAG GGAGGAGACTTGAGGTACTGTCAAAAGTGTTCTCACTATAAACCTCCTCGTGCACATCATTGCCGTGTTTGCAAAAGATGTGTTTTGCGAATG GTTTTGCTTGTGGGTAGTCTAACTAATGATTCTCTGGAGGATGAGCTGCAAACTGGAGGATCTTTCAGAACCGCTTAT GTAGTCTCTGGACTGTTGCTAGTCCCCTTGAGTGTAGCTTTGAGTGTTCTTCTAGGTTGGCATATCTACCTCGTTTTTCACAACAAAACGACAATAGAG TACCATGAAGGGGTGAGAGCTTTGTGGCTTGCAGAGAAAGGTGGGACTGTTTATAAGCATCCATATGATCTAGGCATCTATGAAAATCTGACTACA GTACTTGGTCCAAATATCTTCAGCTGGATATGTCCCTCATCAAGGCATATTGGTTCAGGTCTCAACTTCCGCACAGCCTATCATAATGCTGTTGGTGCATCAATGTCAAAATAG
- the LOC102611585 gene encoding probable protein S-acyltransferase 16 isoform X1: MTKGFTFSLPVSVVVLAIFYIYFTTVFIFIDRWFGLMSSPGLMNAIVFTVVALMCVFSYTVAILRDPGRVPADYMPDVEDDQNPMHEIKRKGGDLRYCQKCSHYKPPRAHHCRVCKRCVLRMDHHCIWISNCVGHANYKVFFIFVLYAVVACIYSMVLLVGSLTNDSLEDELQTGGSFRTAYVVSGLLLVPLSVALSVLLGWHIYLVFHNKTTIEYHEGVRALWLAEKGGTVYKHPYDLGIYENLTTVLGPNIFSWICPSSRHIGSGLNFRTAYHNAVGASMSK, encoded by the exons ATGACGAAGGGCTTCACCTTCTCGCTGCCCGTAAGCGTTGTCGTTTTGGCCATCTTTTACATTTACTTTACCACCgtcttcattttcattgacCGTTGGTTCGGTCTTATGTCCTCTCCCGGTTTAATGAACGCCATTGTTTTCACCGTCGTGGCTCTCATGTGTGTATTCAGTTACACTGTCGCTATCTTAAGGGATCCGGGTCGGGTCCCCGCTGATTACATGCCCGATGTTGAAGATGACCAAAACCCTATGCACGAGATCAAGCGTAAG GGAGGAGACTTGAGGTACTGTCAAAAGTGTTCTCACTATAAACCTCCTCGTGCACATCATTGCCGTGTTTGCAAAAGATGTGTTTTGCGAATG GATCACCACTGCATTTGGATAAGTAATTGCGTCGGCCATGCAAACTATAAGgtcttcttcatctttgtttTGTATGCTGTGGTTGCATGCATCTACTCCATG GTTTTGCTTGTGGGTAGTCTAACTAATGATTCTCTGGAGGATGAGCTGCAAACTGGAGGATCTTTCAGAACCGCTTAT GTAGTCTCTGGACTGTTGCTAGTCCCCTTGAGTGTAGCTTTGAGTGTTCTTCTAGGTTGGCATATCTACCTCGTTTTTCACAACAAAACGACAATAGAG TACCATGAAGGGGTGAGAGCTTTGTGGCTTGCAGAGAAAGGTGGGACTGTTTATAAGCATCCATATGATCTAGGCATCTATGAAAATCTGACTACA GTACTTGGTCCAAATATCTTCAGCTGGATATGTCCCTCATCAAGGCATATTGGTTCAGGTCTCAACTTCCGCACAGCCTATCATAATGCTGTTGGTGCATCAATGTCAAAATAG